A window of the Oryza brachyantha chromosome 5, ObraRS2, whole genome shotgun sequence genome harbors these coding sequences:
- the LOC102701080 gene encoding LRR receptor-like serine/threonine-protein kinase ERL2: MALLARLGAVVVLLAAAAAMVAEGILDPVDFLALQAVRRSLDDLPGSSFFEGWDFTADPCGFPGVYCDGNKVSALALGDPRAGSPGLSGRLDPALGRLSALTELSLVPGRVEGELPESLTSCRNLRFLAVSKNLISGQIPDGLGGLSNLRTLDVSFNQISGTIPPSIATLPSITNLILCHNHLAGSIPSFPDSSPLIRLDLKHNDLSGGVPSLPSTLQYLSLSANRLTGTVDSVLPRLTRLNFLDLSMNQLDGPIPASVFTLPLSVLQLQRNFFSGLLQPANDVTIQVVDLSYNRFWGPVSPLLAGVGQLYLNNNRFTGEVPARLVQELVGSGGLQVLYLQHNFLTGIEISPASSLPSSVSLCLMYNCMVPPVYAPCPLKAGSQNTRPADQCPEWRG, translated from the coding sequence ATGGCGTTGCTCGCGCGGCTGGGCGCCGTCGTGGTGctcttggcggcggcggcggccatggtggcggaggggattcTTGACCCCGTCGACTTCCTGGCGCTGCAGGCGGTGCGGAGGTCTCTCGACGATCTGCCAGGCTCGTCGTTCTTCGAAGGGTGGGACTTCACGGCCGACCCGTGCGGGTTCCCCGGTGTGTACTGCGACGGCAACAAGGTGTCGGCGCTCGCGCTCGGCGACCCGAGGGCGGGGTCGCCGGGGCTGTCCGGGCGGCTCGACCCGGCGCTGGGACGGCTGTCCGCACTCACCGAGCTCTCGCTCGTGCCTGGGCGCGTCGAGGGCGAGCTCCCGGAGTCCCTCACTTCGTGCCGGAACCTCCGCTTCTTGGCCGTCAGCAAGAACCTCATCTCCGGCCAGATACCGGACGGCCTCGGCGGGTTGTCCAACCTCCGAACGCTCGACGTCAGCTTCAACCAGATCTCCGGCACCATCCCGCCGTCCATTGCCACGCTGCCGTCGATCACCAACCTCATCCTCTGCCACAACCATCTCGCCGGTAGCATCCCGTCGTTCCCGGACTCGTCACCGCTCATCCGGCTTGACCTCAAGCACAATGACCTCTCCGGCGGCGTGCCCAGCCTGCCGAGCACACTCCAGTACCTCTCGCTCTCGGCGAACCGGCTCACCGGCACCGTCGACTCCGTGCTGCCGCGGCTCACTCGGCTCAACTTCCTCGACCTCAGCATGAACCAGCTCGACGGCCCGATCCCTGCGTCCGTCTTCACATTGCCGCTGTCCGTGCTTCAGCTGCAGCGCAACTTCTtctccggcctcctccagcCGGCGAACGACGTGACGATCCAGGTGGTGGACCTGAGCTACAACCGGTTCTGGGGCCCCGTGTcgccgctcctcgccggcgtggGGCAGCTGTACCTGAACAACAACCGGTTCACCGGCGAGGTGCCGGCGCGGCTGGTGCAGGAGCTGGTGGGCTCCGGCGGGCTGCAGGTACTGTACCTGCAGCACAACTTCCTCACCGGCATCGAGAtatcgccggcgtcgtcgctcCCCTCCAGCGTCTCTCTCTGCCTGATGTACAACTGCATGGTTCCGCCGGTTTACGCGCCGTGCCCGCTCAAGGCCGGCTCGCAGAACACCCGGCCGGCCGACCAGTGCCCGGAGTGGAGGGGCTAA
- the LOC102701356 gene encoding LEC14B protein-like, with amino-acid sequence MGYGMSRLEEEYSEHEENNNDGSSSQVNNDFLNTHNDIFHMTRIRSGPSVRKSIGTRKDMISTTRLLSGREINSSGNGKFSSVDRAFVLGRYLPVDGPEKVDRMDSRAYVSQFSADGSLFVAGFQGSHIRIYDVDKGWKVHRDIHARSLRWTISDASLSPDQQFLVYSSLAPIIHIVNVGTAAKESYANVNDIHDGLDFSQHEDVRYTFGIFSVKFSSDGRELVAGSNDDSIYVYDLVANKLTLRLPAHHSDVNTVAFADETGHLIYSGSDDNLCKVWDRRCLSTEEPAGVLSGHLHGITHIDSRGDGRCFISNGKDQAIKMWDIRKMTSNADSYEDRTSNWDYRYSRYPQQYKQLKHPHDQSIATYRGHSVLRTLIRCYFSPVYSTGQKYIYTGSYDSSVCIYDVVSGSQVAKLKGYHQLTIRDCSWHPFDPMLVSSSWDGRVAKWSRSSNPRETSDLD; translated from the exons ATGGGCTATGGCATGAGTAGGCTGGAGGAGGAATACAGCGAACACGAAGAGAATAATAATGATGGATCTAGTTCACAAGTGAATAATGATTTCTTAAACACACATAATGATATTTTCCATATGACTCGAATAAGATCAGGACCTAGCGTCCGCAAGTCCATTGGTACCCGCAAAGATATGATATCAACAACCAGGTTATTGTCTGGAAGGGAAATTAATTCTTCAGGAAATGGGAAGTTCTCTTCAGTTGATCGTGCATTTGTTCTGGGTCGTTATCTTCCAGTGGATGGCCCTGAAAAAGTGGACAGGATGGATTCCCGAGCTTATGTTTCACAGTTTTCTGCTGATGGTTCTCTTTTTGTTGCTGGTTTTCAG GGAAGCCACATAAGAATATATGATGTTGATAAAGGTTGGAAAGTGCATAGGGACATTCATGCTAGAAGTTTGAGATGGACCATTAGTGATGCATCACTTTCCCCTGATCAACAGTTTCTT GTCTACTCCAGTCTGGCACCAATTATCCATATTGTCAATGTTGGGACTGCTGCAAAagaatcatatgctaatgtcAAT GACATCCATGATGGATTAGATTTTTCGCAGCATGAAGATGTTCGATATACATTTGGAATATTTTCTGTTAAATTCTCTTCTGATGGTCGAGAGCTTGTTGCTGGTAGTAACGATGATTCAATATATGTCTATGACCTTGTGGCAAACAAACTAACGTTGCGTTTGCCTGCTCATCAT TCTGATGTCAACACAGTAGCATTTGCTGACGAAACTGGCCATCTCATATATTCTGGAAGTGATGATAATTTATGCAAG GTCTGGGATAGGCGATGCTTATCCACAGAAGAACCTGCTGGTGTTTTGTCTGGGCATTTGCATGGCATTACTCATATTGATAGCCGTGGAGATGGTCGGTGTTTCATATCAAATGGAAAAGACCAAGCTATTAAAATGTGGGACATCAGAAAAATGACGTCCAATGCTGATAG TTATGAAGACAGAACCTCAAATTGGGACTATAGGTATTCAAGATACCCACAACAGTATAAGCAACTAAAGCATCCCCATGATCAGTCAATAGCTACATACCGGGGCCATTCAGTTCTTCGTACATTGATCCGTTGTTATTTTTCACCTGTTTATAG CACAGGACAGAAGTACATATATACAGGATCCTATGATTCTAGTGTTTGTATCTACGATGTG GTAAGTGGATCACAAGTTGCAAAACTCAAAGGATATCATCAACTGACAATTCGAGACTGCAGCTGGCATCCCTTCGATCCTATGCTTGTCAGCTCATCCTGGGACGGCCGGGTTGCCAAGTGGTCCAGGTCCTCTAATCCGCGAGAGACTTCTGATCTCGATTGA